One stretch of Cololabis saira isolate AMF1-May2022 chromosome 15, fColSai1.1, whole genome shotgun sequence DNA includes these proteins:
- the LOC133461277 gene encoding alpha-taxilin-like: MQTLNTLSTPEEKLGGLCTMYAELLEENRNTQKQMKVLQKKQNQLVQEKDNLRNEHSKAILARSKLESLCRELQRHNRTLKEEGIQRTWLEEEKRKEVTSHFQVTLNDIQTQMEQHDERNASLRQENADLAEKLKKLYEQYKLRKEHIDKVVKHKDLQQQLVDAKLHQAQELLKESEERHEREKDFLLKEAVESQMMCELKLQSTCWSPLLRGEV; this comes from the coding sequence ATGCAGACCCTCAACACACTGAGCACCCCCGAAGAAAAGCTTGGAGGCCTTTGCACGATGTACGCCGAACTGTTGGAAGAGAACCGTAACACTCAAAAGCAGATGAAGGTGCTGCAGAAGAAGCAGAACCAGCTGGTCCAGGAGAAAGACAACCTGAGGAACGAGCACAGCAAGGCCATCCTGGCCCGCAGCAAGCTGGAAAGCCTCTGCAGGGAGCTGCAAAGACACAACCGGACACTCAAGGAGGAAGGAATCCAAAGAAcgtggctggaggaggagaagaggaaggaGGTGACTTCTCATTTCCAGGTGACGCTGAACGACATCCAGACTCAGATGGAGCAGCACGACGAGAGAAACGCCAGCCTTCGACAAGAGAACGCAGACCTGGCAGAAAAACTCAAGAAACTCTACGAACAGTACAAACTGCGCAAGGAGCACATCGACAAAGTGGTGAAGCACAAAGACCTGCAGCAACAGCTGGTGGATGCAAAGCTGCATCAGGCAcaggagctgctgaaggagTCGGAGGAGCGGCACGAGAGAGAGAAAGACTTTCTGCTAAAGGAAGCCGTAGAGTCTCAAATGATGTGTGAGCTGAAGTTACAGAGTACCTGTTGGTCTCCTCTCTTAAGGGGGGAGGTGTGA